A region of the Passer domesticus isolate bPasDom1 chromosome Z, bPasDom1.hap1, whole genome shotgun sequence genome:
CTGGGGCCTAGCAACTCCATCTGACACTTCCCTCAGCACTCACGCACTAACCTCTTCATGTCCCGCCGACAAGTACACCTTCAGCTTGTTCAGATGCTCTCAAACTTCACCCTCTCCTGCAGCGAGCGGCCTGCCCATCCACATTCTTCGGGAACGGCTCCCAGCATTTGCCTTCCGCCACTTCGCCAGCGTGCCTGGACATCATTGACACGCAAGGCTACAAACacctgctgctctccacagccTCTTTGCCCCAAAAGCCTAGAACCTTCCAGACCTGTCAAGCACTACCAGCAACAATGCCACCATGCCACCACCAGGCCACAGTCATCATCCCCTTGCACACTCCAAATTCCTCTTTGCACAAGCCAATTTCCTCCTCACGTCGCCCCAcactttctgcctttttctaaGGCCATCTGAAACTACTGGCAAACCTTCACTACTCCAGCCAAAGAagaccagctccctcagccttctgagaagccACATGCTCTGGATCACTGGGCAACTTCAGAGCCGTCCCCTCCGACACCGCCACAGCTCTCGTGGACTCAAGAGCCCCAAACAGGACACAATCTTCCACAGCCAAGGGCTCTGCAATCCCAAAACACAACACCATTTCTTTCACCGGGACACTCCTCTTTAGCCGCCTCATCCACTCAGGCATGGATCTCaaaagcagagccctgctccaggcccacagCCATCGCACCACGCGCCACAGGACGAGCAAAGCCCTTCCCTTTGGCCCACTTCTTCACTCAGCCTTTCTTGCCTGCCTTCTTGCTCGCTCctcccaaacacagcagctgcagcgcctcCCTGCAAGGACACCCTCACGCCTCCAAGGCccacctgcacagacagccccttCAACGCTGCCGCCGCCTCTGGCCATTTAGCACAGCAGGGCAATTGCCAGCCCTCGCCCACTGACATCACTGCACATCCCTCCCTTGCAaccacaaaaggaaaacagcagctaagaggaaaagaaaggcaagccacaaagtgaaaggaaaagtgaCCGCAGCCACCAGCAGGCCTTTGCAGGTGGAAACCATGCCGAGCCACCAAGACAGACTTAGCTGCACAGCACACAcctcccagctgcctcggcagcTCAAAGGGAACGCCCAACAGCCCTCTGCACCGCACCTGACCCCGACGCCGCTGACCCACAGCTTGCGCAGCCCCGGCACACGCAGCCACCACCGTGCCCAACCACGCAAACCACTTCCCCAAGaccaccagagccaccagcagagACTGGAAACAACAGACAGAAACTGCCGGCAATCGGAAAGCGATGAAGGGAAAGCTGCCGCCGTACAAAGCCACGCGCCCACCGCCAGCCCAAGCACAGCCGCCAGCAGCACCGGCAGCACcagccagcctcagcagcctgctcctgccctgcagcacccgacagcagccacacagccaCCATGCCTGCGCCCACAGACGCACGGACACGCCTGCCGCAcgccgccccgccgctcctgctcctcctcaccgctctggccaccagcctggcctgccaACACCTCTGGACACACGACGACGCCTTCCCCGCCGACGCGCTTCGCCTCCTCCAGGACGTGGCTgccagccacacacagccctgccacctGCAACAGCCGCCCTTCTTCCCCGACACCCTCCTCCACAACAACCTTCAGCCGCACCAAGCCGCCGCCACCGCCCTACACATCCTGCAGCACCTCTTCCACACCCTCAGCTCCAACAGCACCCGCCACCACTGGCCCAGCCAGCCTCGCAACCAGCTCCTCAACAAACTGCAGCACCACATCCACCACCTCGAGCAATGCCTCCCCGACAGGGCCATGCCCTTCAAAGCACCACGCAACCCGCTGCTCGCCATCAACAAGTACTTCAGGGACATCCACCTCTTCCTGCACGCCCACAACCACAGCGCCTGCGCCTGGGACCACGTCCGCCTCCAAGCTCGGGCCTCTTTACAGCACCTCCACAACCTCGCACGCACCATGCGCCGCTAGCGCAAACACCCACACGCCAACCCACACCTACACCCCACAGCCACCTCCAACCCCACGCCTCCTCTCACCTGCCACCGCACACGGGCCTGCAACAACTGCACCGCACCCGCACCCTTCAACCACTGcatctccatccatccatccatccattcagcCTCTCCCACCGACATGGACAAAGGATTTGCTCTACATATTTATTGACTTCtgccattatttatttatttatttatttatttatttatttatttatccacctatttatttttctacttatTCTCTTCTTGATGCCACTGGAAATAAAGACCTACCACAAAACACTTGCCactgcctctcctctctctaGCACTGCTACCACTCTTTGCGCCAGGGCAAAGCCGTCTCCACTCAACCCCTACGCAAAGCCCTGCTCCAAACAGACCCCGTCCACCCTTCTCAATGGCACCTGCCctagcagcagcctgcagcacacCCCATGCAACAGCACCGCTGGCCTTTGGCCAACAGCACAGAAGCACAACAAGAAAAACGCCCGAAGGCTGCACAGCACCGCTGCACCTCATCTGCTTGATCCACACCGTGCTCCATCCATCCAATCCATGCCTCTCTGACTCACACACAGCCATGCCATGCGGACACTGGCAAGCACTATGCACAAAGCCAAGCACACAAGGTCACTTTCCCTGCCCCTATCCACCACTGCTCTCTAGCCCTAACCATACAACAGCACCAAAACCGCCAAGCAGCCTCATTTTGCAACATGGAACGCCATGCTCCCCGCTACCAAtcacctctttcttttccattggcCTTCACAGAGTCTCCCGCAGAAGCAGCCGCATCTTCTTGCCTCACTCAGAGCTCAGCCTGACTGCTCCTTACTTCCCACactcttctgcttttccctttagAAATATAGGGCTTACACGTCCCTTCTACCACTTCTTGCGAACTTCCGCTGAATGACGCCACCTTTCAGATACCATGCACTGGGGCCTAGCAACTCCATCTGACACTTCCCTCAGCACTCACGCACTAACCTCTTCATGTCCCGCCGACAAGTACACCTTCAGCTTGTTCAGATGCTCTCAAACTTCACCCTCTCCTGCAGCGAGCGGCCTGCCCATCCACATTCTTCGGGAACGGCTCCCAGCATTTGCCTTCCGCCACTTCGCCAGCGTGCCTGGACATCATTGACACGCAAGGCTACAAACacctgctgctctccacagccTCTTTGCCCCAAAAGCCT
Encoded here:
- the LOC135290058 gene encoding interferon-like is translated as MPAPTDARTRLPHAAPPLLLLLTALATSLACQHLWTHDDAFPADALRLLQDVAASHTQPCHLQQPPFFPDTLLHNNLQPHQAAATALHILQHLFHTLSSNSTRHHWPSQPRNQLLNKLQHHIHHLEQCLPDRAMPFKAPRNPLLAINKYFRDIHLFLHAHNHSACAWDHVRLQARASLQHLHNLARTMRR